One Spinacia oleracea cultivar Varoflay chromosome 4, BTI_SOV_V1, whole genome shotgun sequence DNA segment encodes these proteins:
- the LOC110798760 gene encoding uncharacterized protein, producing the protein MVKKAAPKNPAAKKLEIDNVVAEVAVEGPRMRGRRPNPVCELIPVAKESVAIKKNKKAGKPKTKDIELEPETEPIEEEEPNQQLVLQNSSLVDVPQPETHQLLSQVLKEVGADGLPIVFNLDTQCSGGSLCKN; encoded by the exons ATGGTGAAGAAAGCGGCACCGAAGAATCCGGCAGCGAAGAAACTTGAAATCGATAATGTCGTCGCTGAAGTGGCAGTTGAAGGTCCTCGAATGCGAGGAAGACGGCCAAATCCTGTTTGTGAACTAATTCCTG TTGCTAAGGAATCTGTGgctataaaaaagaacaaaaaggctGGCAAACCGAAAACAAAAGATATTGAGCTTGAACCTGAAACAGAAccaattgaagaagaagaaccTAATCAACAACTAGTTTTACAAAATTCTTCTTTGGTTGACGTTCCACAGCCTGAAACTCATCAACTTCTGTCACAAGTTTTGAAAGAAGTTGGCGCTGATGGCCTGCCAATTGT gtttaatttggATACACAATGTTCAGGAGGATCATTGTGTAAAAATTAA